The Morganella morganii sequence CGCGCAGCTCTTTGTAGAGGCGGATCAGGCGTCCGCGGCTGATTTGCGTTTCGCTTTCCAACATCTGAAGACGAGCACCCAGAGAGATTAATTCCATCGCGAGACGGATATCCTGAGCCTCTTTGATGATACTTTTTTCGGCCATGATACTTATCTTTTTCTTGCGTGTGAGTCAGTGCCAGCCGCGCCGTGCGTTTGCAGCAGACGGGTTGACAGTAAAATTCCGGTATGAACCTGTTGTAATTCATCCACGCGGGAATCGCGTGTAAGTTTTTCAATGGTTTCGCTGCTTTCAAATCTGAACTGACAGATTAGCTGGTTGGTTTCCGCTAATTTGACCAATTGAGAGAGCGTAAGGTTTGCTAACGTAGTTGCCATTGCATCGTTAATGCCTAAGCGGAACATGGCAGAAGCTTTTTCCTGAGCAATAAGTTTTTGGGCTAACAGCAGGTATGAGAGGTTAATATCATAAATATGCTTCAGAAAATCAGTCGTCTGGCTCATTTTTTCCTTTCCGAATATCAGCAGCAACAAAGTACAGCAGAAACTATCTCCGGCGCTGTGTGATACCGGAGATCCTGTTTTACGTAATGTAATAAATACCGGAGAAGCTCATTCCATCGTTTACTGCCAATCCATATAAATATCCGGCATGCGTGCGAAACACACAAAAGTAAACTTAAATTAAATACATATCAGGAATACCTGTAAACAATAAAGGTAACGATTAAAATCAGCACCAGCTTATTTAATGTCTGAATCATCTTATATCATTTATAGACGTTATTTATTATGCACCACAAAATTAACTATTCAAGCCACTGATGTTTGTTTTTGGCAGAGAAAGATAAACATCCCACCATGCATTAGTACAATTTTACTATTAATTATATTTTGTCTCACCATATCCCAAATACTCACCGTACTTATCACTCCCATAAGTCAAATGTCAATAATCTTCAGGCGAATACGACTCAAAATGTGTGTGACTCAAGTCCATTGCACCAATCATATAATGTGACTGCCTATATTGATCCAGATCAATGAGCTTTATTGGGAAACTCTGCTTTACCCTATCTATCGAAGGTATACTTAGCAAAAATAGCGGTACAAAACTCTTATTTTTCACCTAAATGGTTATATAAAGTTCGATTTTGTTCATTTTCACCCGGTTTATGACCCTGCAATAACAATGTGAAATTGTGAGCATTACATAACATCCCCGCTGATCAATGTTTAGTTATTTTTAACAAAAAACAGCCATTCATGATGATAAATCATAAGATAACTTTATGTTATAGCCAAGGGGTTATTTGGAAGGAAGGTAACTGAAGATTAAATGAATTTAATTCATTGTTGTGGTTTTCAATTCAGGCTGTCTTTATTTCTTTTTAAAAATAATGGCTCTCTCTTTTTATATGCTCACTTATTTGTCTTTCCGGAGCTGATAAGGTTATGTATATACCTTCGGATGATACTTTTATAAACTCGCCGCCTCTTTGATAAACCGGTTACTGTTCTGAAAAACACACTGACATGCTTCTGTCACAGAAATGGCATCATACCATCACAATCCCGGCATTTTCCTATTAGCAAAGTCGTTAATTAAATGTAGCATTAAAAGATAGGATCGTGTCTGAAGTAATAACCTACAATATAGTAACGTATAGTTACTATATACTTTTGTTTTTACAAATTAAAAGTGTATCGCAGTCATGTGACGATTCAGGGTAATTATTTCACGCTATTCAGTCCCGCAGAACAGTGCTCTTTATCCCGCAGCACTGAAAATCAGTAAGCAGATCAAAATTTGCGATCCTGCGCTTTTTACACCACCACCTGATTAGCGATAAAATGTTATCAGATTGTGATTTCCATCACGGTTTATTGCTGATTTTCCGAAAAGTTTCTGAAATCCGGGCCGATATTTATGACAGACGTCACGCTCTCCACCCCGCAACCTCACTTTACTGCCACCATAAATCTGCCGTAGTGTGACACCAATCCGCCACTTTCCATCAGCCGGATAGCTGAGGATTTAGTTCTTTATTCTTAAAATAAGCTAAAAACCCCCAGCCTCTTCCATCAAAAATTATCACTAAATATAAATATTCTGTTGATACACAGAATAAAGCCGGTGGAATAACCACCGGCACAAACCTTAAGACTTTATTAAAAAAAGATCGATAGTTGCTGACCCGCGTACAGAAAGGCATCAGACCGGCAGTTCAGAGGCAATCATCCAGTTAACCGCACTGACACTTCTCTCCAGACTGACCCGGCAAACAATGCCTTCTATCTCCTTCTGCTCTGCCGGTGTGGCACGTACTTCCGCACAAACCTCCAGTTTTCCGCCGGAAGTATCCGCACTGCTGAGAGAGTGCAGCCGGACATGTGAACCATTCAGCGCCTGAAGGATCACGGTTCTGACCAGAATTTCATCTTTTTCATGACAAACGGCACGGATTTTATAGTCCTGCACCAGATCCGTGGCGTGAATGACCGGACGGGCATTGATGCGCTGCGCAGCTTCCCGCAGCAAAATATTGGCACATAAGATAACCAGTGCCGCCGTCACTGCCGGGCCAAATTCCCCCAGTCCGCACAGCACACCTATGCCGGCTGAGCACCATAATGTCGCGGCGGTATTCAGTCCGCGGATATTCATGCCTTCACGCATAATAACGCCGGCCCCGAGAAAACCGATGCCGGAAACCACCTGTGCAGCTATACGTCCCGGGCTGTCCGGTGATGTGGTCACCGAACTTAAGATAAATACAGCGGCACCTACTGCCACCAGAGCATTGGTGCGCAGACCTGCCATCCGCTGACGCCACTGGCGCTCCGCACCAATCAGGGCGCCAAGTGCCAGCGCCGCCAGTAAATTGAGTAAATAAGGAATTGCAAACATAGTAACCTCCACCCGAAAGACGCAATGGCGTCAGGTGTTAACAGCAGAAAAAGTAAAAATGACTGAAAATTCTGCTCAGTAACCAGGAGGAAAGAGTGCGTGAGAAACAATAAACATACTGCATACCTGTAGCAGTGATACGACCGGGAACCGGCGGATCATCTGTATCAATAAAAAAGTGCAGTACCGCAAGAAAGGTGCTGCCCGCCATTATCATTCCGGCAGACAGTTTCAGAAGAGAAAGGTGTGCCGGATCAGTTAATTGAGTTATAACTGTGACTGTCCAAATCCGGGTCCTCTGTTCAGAAAAGATGCGCGGAGTATAGGATGTCCGCGAAAATATGTAAAGTCAGAAATTATTTTTCGGCGTGATGAATACACCATCCCCGCCCTCTTTTTCATTAAAAAACCAAATTCCCTCCGGATATTCCGGTAACGCCACCAGATACATCACACCTTCACTGAACGGTTCGATCAGCAATATCCGGCCTTCACGCGGCTCATCCGCATCGGTTTTGACATAAACTGTGTCGTCAATCTGCATCATCCGGCTCCCGGTCGTCACGATAGTGTGATTAGCATAAAAATCAGGTATAAAAAAAGCCCGCCACTTACGCGGCAGGCTTGGAATTCGGTTTGGCTATATCTTACAGCGGAGTTACGTTAGCTGCAGCCGGGCCTTTAGCACCATTCTCGATGGTGAATTCTACTTGTTGGCCTTCGCCCAGGGTTTTGAAACCTGCGCCCTGAATGGCAGAGAAGTGAACGAAAACATCTTTGCTGCCATCAGCTGGAGTGATGAAACCAAAGCCTTTAGATTCGTTGAACCACTTAACTTGACCTTTCATTTTGTCAGACATGTGACTTTCCTATATATAAATAAATGCATTGCCATTTTGGCAGGTACTGGCCGGAAGCAAAAACTAAATGGAGGCACACAGCATATGAAACGGTCAAAGGCTATCCTGGATAACACTCAACTTAAACGCTCAAACTCAGTTGTCATACATAAAGCTGCTCTTTTTAGGGCCGCAAGCATTAACTCATGAGTGGGGATGAATAGCAACTGATTTATTGCCGTGAATTTTAAAAAAAGTGAAAGAGCTCATATTTATTAACTTTTGTTTGGTTAATTGTCTGCGATTTCAGCGTATTGAACTGACAATCAGGCCAGACTTAAGCCAAATAAGACTATTCTTAATAATCCCCGCATCATAACAGTTATCCCTCACAAAGCCCGTAACTGTTCTGCGCGGTTGTGTACCGGATATGTTAATATAATGTATCAGAATAGTCAGCAGACCTGCGGAGGTCATTCATATGGATGTCGTCAGAACACTTATTACCGGCGCTCTTGATAATATCAACCAGCGTGAGAAACGGGACGGAAAACCCCGTTTCAGCAGTCATTTTATCCGCACCTATCCTTATTTATGTCTGGCGATGGTGGTGTCCTATCTTGTTCTGGGTGTTCTTATTTATTATGCACCCTACTTCGGCTTTTACTGGCTGCTCGGTTTCAGTGCTCTGTTCCTGGTAATGGCTGCGGTTCTGCTGTTTGAGGTCAGACCGGTTTACCGCTTTACGGATATCGGCGTGCTGGATCTGCGGGTGTGCTACAACGGCGAATGGTTTGTCAGTGAAGTTGTGCCCCCGGAAACCCTGGCGGCGTTACTTGACCACCCGCAGGTCAGTGATTCACTGAAACAGGAGATCCGCCATATGACAGAAACAAAAGGTACCGTGTCATTTTATGATCTGCATCTGATGGCGTACCCGGAAGCGCATCCGGAAAAACCACGCTCTCACTGGATGAAAGGTGCAGCTTAAGCCACTGTTTATGCCTGTTTTTCACTCACCCGGGTTACTTGCTGAGCAAACAGAATAAAATTGCCTTTTTCCCGTTGACACAACCGGGGCACCCCGTTAATATGCGCCTCGTTCCCAAGGGAACACGCTTCCTCCATAGTTCAGTCGGTAGAACGGCGGACTGTTAATCCGTATGTCGCTGGTTCAAGTCCAGCTGGAGGAGCCATATTTAAGAGCCCGCTCACTGAGCGGGCTTTTTCGTTTTTGTCCCTGCTTATCCGCAATTGCTCAAGCCTTAGCCACTCAGTCATTTTTTTGCATTTTGCCCTTTACAAGCTGCCGCAGGATAGCTATGATTCACCCCGTTCTCACGAGAACGCGATTCCTCCATAGTTCAGTCGGTAGAACGGCGGACTGTTAATCCGTATGTCGCTGGTTCAAGTCCAGCTGGAGGAGCCAAATTTAAAAGCCTGCTCACTGAGCAGGCTTTTTTCATTTCTGCTGTTCTTCTTTTTCCGCACGGCTTCTGATGAATTCCCTGAGGGTGAAAATCCGGATTTATACCTGTTAACCCCGTGATTTTGATGATTATTCCGCCGGAATGCTCATAAGTACGGCAAACAGATCACAATCTCTGATTTTCGCTTTGACAATCCGTTCTGACCACATTACTATGCACCCCGTTCTCACAGAGAACACACTTCCTCCATAGTTCAGTCGGTAGAACGGCGGACTGTTAATCCGTATGTCGCTGGTTCAAGTCCAGCTGGAGGAGCCATATTTAAGAGCCCGCTCACTGAGCGGGCTTTTTCGTTTATGCCATCCGGTAATTTCTGTCTGCCTGTTTTTATTTTTCATGACTGACTGATTTACAGGCAGAAATTATGCTTTTTGCTGTTATTTCCTGCAAAGTGATCACAAACAAAGCAAACGATTCAAAAAGTCATTTTTCATTTTGACAAACCGGCCCCGCCGCACTACTATGCACCCCGCGTTGAAGATGTTCCTCCATAGTTCAGTCGGTAGAACGGCGGACTGTTAATCCGTATGTCGCTGGTTCGAGTCCAGCTGGAGGAGCCAACGTTTACCTCTCCTGTTTATTTCTCTGTTTTATCCGCAGTATCCCGTATCAGACCCGGAACATATAATGCGTGCCGTCCGGCAGTTCAACATCAATATTCAGTTTTCCGCCGATGGCATCCACATAGCGTCTCAGCGTGGATAATTTGACATCACGCCCCGGTTTTTCCATCCCTGCGACTGTCGGCTGTTTTATTCCCAGTGCCTGCGCCATTTCCACCTGTGTTTTCTTCACTTTCTCCCGCAGCTCCGCCAGATGGATATTCAGCAGGATCTCATCCGCCTGAACCCGTGCAGCAGCCGCGACTTCCGGCTTTTCCTCAGCCAGCAGTTGTCTGAGTGACTTTCCCATTGTTAACTCCTGTTTTCCGGCCTGTTCAGCCATTCTGTATACTCACGGTCAGCCTGCGGGATCATCTGCATATAAAAACGTTTTTCTTTGCCGGTTTTATACCCCGCACACAGCAAGACGCCTCTTCTCTCAGGGTCGAATGCAAAAAATGCCCGTATCGGTTGTCCCCTGCTCTGTATACGAAGCTCTTTCATATTCGTATACCGGGAACCTTTTACAGTATCCGCATACGGCCTTGGTAAGCCGGGTCCCCGCTTCTCTAATACCAGCATCGCTGCCAGTATTGCTGCGCGATCTCCGTCATCCTGCTCAGCAAACCACGCTGTAAAATTATCTGTTGTGACTATCTTCCACACGTTATGTCCTTATAATATAGATCATATGCTATATAGGTGCAAAGCAATAGTGCGGATTTTACAACAGGTCATTACGTCAACCGACCCGTGATGCCGGTAACCCGGACAAACATTCAGAAACCCCCTGCCCGTTTCTGCAACAGAGCTACCGTTTCTCCGCCGGTAACGCAAAAGCGCAAATTAACATGGTATTTACCGGCGAATCGTTCTATCATTCTTTTCCGGCTTATGGCACCCGCCATCAGGTTATCCTTTACTTATTTCGGAGCCGGTTCAATGACTCATCCTGTTACTTCCCTGAAAATCCGCCGCCCTGACGACTGGCATATCCATTTCCGTGATGGTGCGATGCTCGGTACTGTTGTGCCTTTCACCAGTGAATTTTTCGGGCGCGCCATTGTGATGCCGAACCTGGTTCCGCCGGTCACCACAACCGATGCCGCCATTGCGTACCGTGACCGTATTCTGGCCGCCGTACCGCAGGGGCACAGTTTCACC is a genomic window containing:
- a CDS encoding MgtC family protein — encoded protein: MFAIPYLLNLLAALALGALIGAERQWRQRMAGLRTNALVAVGAAVFILSSVTTSPDSPGRIAAQVVSGIGFLGAGVIMREGMNIRGLNTAATLWCSAGIGVLCGLGEFGPAVTAALVILCANILLREAAQRINARPVIHATDLVQDYKIRAVCHEKDEILVRTVILQALNGSHVRLHSLSSADTSGGKLEVCAEVRATPAEQKEIEGIVCRVSLERSVSAVNWMIASELPV
- a CDS encoding type II toxin-antitoxin system RelE/ParE family toxin, with the protein product MWKIVTTDNFTAWFAEQDDGDRAAILAAMLVLEKRGPGLPRPYADTVKGSRYTNMKELRIQSRGQPIRAFFAFDPERRGVLLCAGYKTGKEKRFYMQMIPQADREYTEWLNRPENRS
- the cspE gene encoding transcription antiterminator/RNA stability regulator CspE encodes the protein MSDKMKGQVKWFNESKGFGFITPADGSKDVFVHFSAIQGAGFKTLGEGQQVEFTIENGAKGPAAANVTPL
- a CDS encoding helix-turn-helix domain-containing protein, producing MGKSLRQLLAEEKPEVAAAARVQADEILLNIHLAELREKVKKTQVEMAQALGIKQPTVAGMEKPGRDVKLSTLRRYVDAIGGKLNIDVELPDGTHYMFRV
- a CDS encoding YlaC family protein: MDVVRTLITGALDNINQREKRDGKPRFSSHFIRTYPYLCLAMVVSYLVLGVLIYYAPYFGFYWLLGFSALFLVMAAVLLFEVRPVYRFTDIGVLDLRVCYNGEWFVSEVVPPETLAALLDHPQVSDSLKQEIRHMTETKGTVSFYDLHLMAYPEAHPEKPRSHWMKGAA
- the dsrB gene encoding protein DsrB: MQIDDTVYVKTDADEPREGRILLIEPFSEGVMYLVALPEYPEGIWFFNEKEGGDGVFITPKNNF
- the flhD gene encoding flagellar transcriptional regulator FlhD, whose protein sequence is MSQTTDFLKHIYDINLSYLLLAQKLIAQEKASAMFRLGINDAMATTLANLTLSQLVKLAETNQLICQFRFESSETIEKLTRDSRVDELQQVHTGILLSTRLLQTHGAAGTDSHARKR